Genomic window (Armatimonadota bacterium):
CCAGACCGTCCCAACGCTCACTGATAATACAGGCGCCAGTCGCGGCAGCCTGAAATACTCGCGCAGCAGGTGAAAAACCGTAATGCGCCACAGCCTCCCATGCGACATTTAGAATTGCGACTGGGGTGCTGTTGAATGCGTTGATATCCCATGAATATATCTCTCCCGCCAGTTTCACGTTATCAGGCATATGTCTGCTTCCCCACCCGCTTCCGGCAAGCACAAACTTGGCATAAGGCATTTCCCGTGCAGCGCCGAAAAAGAACTCATCTACTCGGATCTCACGGCCCGGCAGCCTGTCACCGCAAAAACCCAAATCGCCTTTGAATCTTTCTTCAGGACTGACATGGTGATAAACCTTCGGATCAATTGCATCGTGTATCGGAACGGACTTTCGTGCGCCTAATACGTCATATGCGTTTTGTACCGCATCTCCGCCGCTGTGAGTAAGTATAAGGTCATATCTAGATATTTGTGCGCGAAGAGGGTCATTCGGACTCTTTTCAATGCGGTCCAGTGTGCCCGGCGCATCGATGTCCCAAAAGACACATATAGAATTCGGCCGCTTCATGCAAGGAACTGCTGCCTCAAGCAGTTCGTCGAAAACCCCTACCCCGCTCGCTTTTATAATCACATCGGCATCCCGCGCGTCGTCCAGGGCACTGTGAACACCGTCTTCGCCATCAGCCGAATATACGACCACACGCGCCCAGTCAGGCTCGTCCAGATCACGATGCAGTTGGCGGTCGAATGCGTCAGGTTCATAAAATGTAATGGAGTGTCCGCGATCATGCAGCGCTCGGATAATTCCCC
Coding sequences:
- a CDS encoding glycosyltransferase → MKIAFFGSSLVSAHFNPPAAYFRGIIRALHDRGHSITFYEPDAFDRQLHRDLDEPDWARVVVYSADGEDGVHSALDDARDADVIIKASGVGVFDELLEAAVPCMKRPNSICVFWDIDAPGTLDRIEKSPNDPLRAQISRYDLILTHSGGDAVQNAYDVLGARKSVPIHDAIDPKVYHHVSPEERFKGDLGFCGDRLPGREIRVDEFFFGAAREMPYAKFVLAGSGWGSRHMPDNVKLAGEIYSWDINAFNSTPVAILNVAWEAVAHYGFSPAARVFQAAATGACIISERWDGLEKFFEPGKEILTAQSGVEVAHHMRELNPSRALLIGRAAHERAIANHTYAHRAVEVETALSC